CGTCCCGAGGTGAGCGGCCTCGATGGCGGCGCCGACCGTCCCCGAGCGGCCGAGCCGGTGGAGCGCGATGTTCGGCCCCGGGTTCGGTCCCGACACCACCAGGTCCGGCTCGACCGCCAGCCCGCGCAGGCCGTAGGCGACGCAGTCGGCGGGCGTCCCCTCGACGACGCGCCCCCACTCGTGGTCGCGGACCTCGACCGCGTAGGAGTTCTTCCGGCCGAGCCCGCTGTGGTCCTCGGCGGGCGCGACGACCGTCACCGCGACCGATTCGGCCAGCCGCTCGTAGAGACACGCCAGCCCGAGACTGTCGATGCCGTCGTCGTTCGTCAGGAGGACGTGCGGCTCGTCCATCGGCGGGGGTTCGCCCGGTGGGGGCACGGAACTATCGGTCCACACGAAGGTTGCGACGGGCGGCAAGTATCGCCGGAAGGTACATCCGCCGGCCGACTCGTATGTGTGGTATGCACAAACACATCGCGCTGCTGAACCGGCGCGAGGGGGAGCGCCACGACGAGTTCCGCGAGCGGTGGCTGGAGGAACGGGCCCCCCTCGTTCGCGATATCGAGGGCGTCGTCCGCCACCACACGGTCGTCCCGACCGACCCCGACGCCGCCGAGTTCGACGGGATCGCCGAGCTGTACTTCGAGTCGCTGGCCGACCTGCAGGCCGCGGTGGGCACGGGCGAGGACGAGCAGCGGGGGGAGGGCGGCTTGCCCGCCGTCGGCGAGCGGTCGGCGTTCGTCGGCGAGGAGGTCCTCCAGCGGGACGAGACCGGGGGCGACACCGACGGGCTCTACAAGCACTCGGCGTTTCTGGTGCGGAAGGCGGGGATGAGCCACGGGGCCTTCCGCAACTACTGGGAGACCGAGCACACGCCGCTGGCCCGCGACATCGAGGGGGTCGTCCGCTACCACACGGTGTACCCCGTCGACCCCGACGGCGCCGCGTTCGACGGCGTCGCCGAGCTGTACTTCGAGTCGCTGGCGGATCTGTACGACGCGCTCGGCTCGCCCGGCTCGCGGGACTACGACCCGGGCAAGGAGGTGGCCGCGGCCGCCCGCGAGGACGTGGACAACTTCCTCGCCGTCGAGGAGCGGCCGCGACTCATCGGCCGCGAGACCGTCCGGTTCGACGCGACCGACCGCGAGGGGTACTGATGGGCGGCGACGACCGACGAACCGACGAGGGGGGCGACGATCCCGGTTCGACCCGAAACGATGGGGGCGAGTACGAGCGACAGGTCCGTGACGCCTTTCCCGAACTCGACGCCATCACCGACGAGGACCTGCGCGAGCGGGTGGTCGAGGCCTGGACGCTGGGGCTCCGACGCGGCGGCTGGCGCGACATCCACGAGATCCCCTACGCCTGGAACATCCACGAGGTCAGCAACGTCGAACACACCCGGGGGGTGACGGAGATCGCGGTCGAGGCCGCCGCGGTCCAGCGGAACCGCCACGGTGCGGCGGTCGACACCGACACCGTCGTCGCCGCCTGTCTGCTGCACGACGTGGGCAAGTGCTACGAGTACGTCGCGCACGTCGACGACGACCTGGTGGACCCCGACCCGCGCTACGCCGGCGAGGCGATCCCCCACTCGCTGTCGGGCTACGCGCTCGCCCACGAGGTCGGCTGCCCGCTCGCCGTCCAGCGGGCGATCCCGCACTTCCTCGGCGAGGTCCCCGAGCGCACGCTGGCGGCCGAACTCGTCAAGAGCGCCAACGCGGCCTCCTCGAACGCGATCACGCAGGCGACGATGGGGCTCTCCCTCGACGAGTGGGTCGAGCGGTACTCGCGGACGAGCGACTGACCGGACGCCTCGACACGAGCGGCGACGCACTCGACCGCGAACCGGGCGGCGACGTACCCGACTGCGAACCGGGGACCTACCGCCGGGTTGGCCGAGCGTACCCGGGATAGCGCGCGGATTACTATCCGGGGTCGGCCCGCCGACTCCCGCATGAACCGGAACCTGGCGGCGGTCGCGCTGACCGGAATCGTCCTGCTGAGCACGGTCGGGCTCGGGAGCGCCGCGCTCCTGGGGGGCGCCCAGGCGGGCAACCAGAGTTCGACCGTCTCCGTCTCGGCGACGGGGACCGTGACGGCCGAACCCGACAGGGCCGTCGTCGACCTGGCCGCGACGGCGGAGGCCGACAACGCCACGGCGGCGACGGAGCGCCTGGCTGAGGACACCTCGACGCTCCGCGACGCGCTCGACGACGGAAATCTCTCCGTCGAGTCGGTCGCCACGACGAGCTACTCGGTCTTCCAGCGGGTCGACAACGGGACGACGACCTACGTCGCCCGCCAGTCGTTCGCGGTGACGACGACGAACACCAGCGAGGCCGGTGCCGTCGTCGACACCGCCGTCGCCAACGGCGCCGCCGAGATCGACGGCGTCGCGTTCACGGTCTCCGACGAGCGCCGGCAGGAGGTCCGCGCCGACGCCATCGACGAGGCGGTCGACGACGCCCGCGTCCAGGCCGAAGCCGTCGCCGACAGCACCGACCTCGCGCTCGGGGAGGTCCGCTCCGTGTCGACGGGCGACGGGAGCGGCTTCCTCGTCGAACGGGCCGCCGACGCGGGGACGACCGTCGAACCCAGCCCCGTCAGCGTCTCCGCGACCGTCGAGATCACCTACAACGCGACCGCCGACTGAAGCCCGCTCGCCGCGTATTCGCCGTCAAACAGCGAATACGAACAGTCAGACAGGGTCGAGCCCCCGCTCCTCGCGGAGGACGGAGACGTACTCGGAGATACCCGCTTCGAGGCCGTACTCGGGTTCGTAGCCCAGGTCCTCGCGGGCCGGCGTGATGTCGAGCGTCTGCGTCCACGGGAGGTCGCCCTCGTCGGAGACGGAGATGTCGGCGCCGGGCACCACGGACCGGACCGCGTCGGCGGCCTCGCGGATCGTGGCGCACTCGCCGCGGACGTTGTAGATCCGCTGGGAGAGGGCGGACTCGTCGGCGAACGCGGCCTTGCGGAACGCCTGCGCGATGTCGCGGACGTACTGCCAGTCGATGACCTGGTCGCCGTACTCGACGGCGAACGACTCCCCGACGGCGGGTTTCTCGACCAGGTCCACGAGGAACGCCGAACCGCCGGTCTCGCGGTAGGGGCCGTACGCGACGGTCGGGCGGAGGCCGACGTGGGAGACGCCGAACTCCTCGGCGTAGACCCGCGCCTGGTGTTCGTTGTACTCCTTGGTCGCGCCGTAGAGGGTATCGGGGTAGACCAGGTCGTCCTCCGTGACCCAGGCCGTCCCGTCGCCGACCGGTTCGTCGACAACCGGCTGGCCGTCCGCCTCGCCGTCGCCGCCCCCGGCCGAGTAGTGCTCGGGCGGCGCGTACACCGCCGCCGACGACGCCCACGCGACGCGCTCGATCTGGTCCGGGAGCGCCCGGGCCGCCTCGAAGACGTTGTTCGTCCCCCCGCAGTTCACGTCGAGCGCCGCCCGCGGGTTCGCCTCGGCCGCGTCCGTCAGCAGCGCGGCGAGGTGGACCACGCGGGTCGCCCCCGTCTCCCGGACCGTCCGGACGACGGCCGTCGGGTCGGTCACGTCGCCGCGGACCACGTCTACGTCGTCGGCGACGCCCAGTTTCGCCAGCCGGGTCTCGTCGGTCGACAGGTCGAACGCGACCACGTCGTGGCCGTGGTCGACGAGGTCCGCGGCGACGTACGCCCCGATGAAGCCGGTCCCGCCGGTCACCAGTACCGTTGCCATACCGTCCGTTCGCCCACGAACTGGAAAAAGTTGCCGCAAGATTCGAGGCTGACATTTATCCCGGAGAGCGCGACCATCCCGGCTCGTGCTGTGAGAGCCACCGCGGAGCGGGTCGCGGTCGCGCGGCGCGCCGCTCCGCGGGTCGACTGCGCCGCCTGTTCGCCCTCACGTCGGGTCACCAGCAGCCGGTGTTCACTCGTGTAGCCCGCCGACCTCCTCGTAGAACGGCGACGCCAGCCGGTCGGCCATCGGTTCGTCGCGGTCGATGCGCACGTCGACGACGGTCGGGCGGTCGTCGGCGTTCGCGTCCACCAGCGTCGGTTCCAGGTCTTCGGGTTCCGTCACGCGGGCGCCGCGGGCCCCCATCGCCCGCGCCACCGCGACGAAGTCGGTGTCCGGGAACTCCGTCCCCGGCAGCTCGTCGTCCATCTGGCGGACCATCCCGAGCGAGGTGTCGTTGAGGACGACGAACGTCGGTGCGACGCCTCGCTGGACGGCCGTCTCGACGGCGGTCATCGTCATCGCGAAGCCGCCGTCACCGGCGACGGCGATCGCGTCGCGGTCGGTCACCAGCGCCGCGGCGACCGCCGCCGGCGCGGCCCACCCCATCGCCCCGACGCCGCCGCTCCCGAAGTACGTCCGACGGGCCGGCGTCTGGAGGTAGTTGAGCAGCCAGAAGCGGTTGTTGCCCGAGTCCGCAGTCACGACCGTCTCCGCGTCCACGACCGACTCGACCGCGGCGACGGCGCGCTGGGGCTTGATCGGCACCGCGTCCGAATCGCAGGCCGGCGCCGTGAAGTCCTTCCGCGCCGCGGCCGCGCGGTCCAGTGCCCAGCTGTCCCCGTCCGATTCGTCCGGTAGCCGGTCGGCCAGCGCCGCCAGCGTCGCTCGCGCGTCGCCGATCAGCCCCACGTCCGCGGGGTAGACCCACCCGGCGTTGCGCGAGTCCACGTCGGCGTGGAGGATCGTCTGCTCGTCCGGGCGGACGAACGACGCCGCGCCCCAGTTGGTGTCCATCGGGTTGAGCCGGCAGCCGACGACCAGCAGGGTGTCGGCCTCGCTGACGGCCCGATTGGCGCCCTCGTGGCCGAACGACCCGACGACCCCGACCGCCCGGTCGTGCGTCTCGGCGACGGTCGACTTCCCGAGGTAGGAGGTCGCGAGGGCGGCGTCGGCCGCCGCGGCGGCCGCCTCGAGTTCGTCGTAGGCGTTCGCCGCATGGACGCCGTTGCCCGCGAGTATCACGGGCCGCTCGGCCTCGTCGAGCGCTGCTGTCGCCTGTTCGAGGTCGCCGTCGACCGGCCGGGCGTCCCACGTCCGGGCCTGTGCCTCGTCGTCCCACAGCGGCGGCATCGGATCGTCGGGTACCTCCTCGGTCACGGCGTCGCCGTCGAGGACGACCGCGCACGGTCCCGGTCGGCCGGCGGTCGCGTGCTTGAACGCCAGCTGGAGGCTGCGGATCGTCTCGGTCGGCGTCCGGGGCTCCCAGTGCTCGGCGGTCACGCCGTCGAGGATCGACGGGAGGTCGAGGCCCCCGTAGTCGCCGCGGGCCCCCTGGTACGGCGCGAGCGTCGCGTACTCGCCGCGCTCGCTCGCCTCGGTGATCACGACCATCGGCGACGACCCCAGCCGCGCCTCCATCTGGCCGACGGCGCCGAGGCTCCCGATCCACGGGCCCTGTCCGGCGAGCACACCGGGCTCGCGTGTGATCCGACCGGCGGCCTCGGCCATGACGCTGGCCTCGCGTTCGTCGCGCGGCCGGACCACCTCGATGTCCGACTCCCCCAGCGCGTCGAACACCTCGATCACGCGCCCGCCGGGGTAGCCGAAGACGTACGCCACGTCGAGCGCTTCCAGCGTCGCGGCGATCCGCTCGGCCGTGTTCATGCCGTCGAGTACCACGGCGACGGCCTTGGTAGTTCCGCGCGGCGGGGCACTCCGGCTCTCCGGCGGTAGAGACTTCCCGGACGACGGCGTAGACGGCGCCGTGAGGGGCGACCCGAGCGTCGCGGGCGTGCTCCTGGCCGCGGGCGACAGCCACCGCTTCGGCGAGTGCGACAAACTGCTCGCGACGTTCGACGGCGAACCGCTGGTCCGTCACGCCGCACGGACGCTCGTCGAGGCCGACATCGGCTCGACCGCGGCCGTCGTCGACCCGGAGTCGCCGGCTGTCGCCGACGCGCTCGCCGGCGTCGACCTCGCGGTCGTCGAGAACCCCGACGCGGCCGCCGGCCAGGCCACGTCGGTCCGGTGCGGTGTCCGGTGGGCGCGCGACCGGGCCGACGCGGTCGTGTTCGCGCTCGGCGACATGCCGCGGGTCGACCCCGGGACCGTGGACCGGCTCGCCGAAGCCTACCGGGCGGGCCGCGGGTCCGCGCTCGCGGCGGGGTACGACGGCCAGCGGGGCAACCCGGTTCTGTTCGACGCCCGGCACTTCGACGCGCTCGCGGCTGTCGAGGGCGACCGTGGCGGCCGCGGCGTCTTCGAACGGGCCGACGACGCCGCGGTCGTCGAGACGGGCGACCCCGGCGTCCTCGCGGACGTGGACACCACCGCTGACCTCATCGCGCTCCGCCAGTGAGCGCTCAGAGCACGTCGGTATCGACCAGCGAGACGGTCTCGCCCACGTCGTGCTCGGCGGCGTACTCGTAGACGACGTGGCTGGCCGCCACGTCCTGGATGGCCAGACCCGTCGAGTCGAAGACGGTCACGCCGGTCTCTGGCGTGCGACCCGGTTTCTCGCCGACGACGACCTCGCCGAGTTCGCCGTGGATGTCGTCGTCGGAGAGGACGCCCTCGCTCCAGGGGACGTTGATCTCCCCCGAGTGGGTGCACTGCTCGTAGTCGTCGATGACCAGGAGGGAGTCGAGCAGGACCTCGTCGGCGATCTCGTGTTTCCCGGCGGCGTCGGCACCGATGGCGTTGACGTGGGTGTGGTCGCCGACACTGTGGACGATGGGCTCCTCGACCGGCGTCACCGTCGAGAGCACGTCACAGCGGGCGGCCTCCTCGATAGACCCGCCGCGCACGTCGAACCGGTCCTCGAAGGCCGCGACGAACTCCGCGACCTTCTCCTGGTCGCGGTCGGCGACGACGACCTCCTCGATGGGCCGGACGGTGGCGACCGCCTCCAGTTGCGTGTACGACTGGACGCCCGCGCCGACGATACCCATCGTCCGGGCGTGCTCGACGGCGAGGTGGTTCGTCGCTACGGCCGCGGCCGCGCCGGTGCGCTTGCGCGTGATCGTCGTCCCGTCGAGCAGCGCGAGCGGGAACGCGGTCTCGGGGTCGGAGTAGACGACGGTGCCCATCACCGTCGGGAGGTCGTGGTCGGCGGGGTTGTCGGGGTGGACGTTGACCCACTTGACCGCCGCGGCGTCCCACTCGCCGGCGTCCAGGTACGCCGGCATCGACCGGAAGTCGCCGTTGTACGCCGGCAGGTCGATGTAGGACTTGGCGGGCATCTGGGTGTCGCCGCGCGCGTCGGCGGCGAAGGCGTCCTCGACCGCGGAGACGACCGCCGACATCTCCGCGGCTTCCTCGACGGCATCGGGGTCCAGAAGCAGCGTCTGCATACCGGATATACCCCCGCCGCGCACTTAGAAGTTCGACCGGTTTCGAGACGATGTGCTCGTTGAGTGGGTGTTTCTGCTGGGTTTGTCGTGGAAGGAAGTCGTATCGGGGAGAGCGCAGTCAACCACAGGCGCTGAAAGCCCTCGGCGCGCTCGCGGTCGCTATCTCCGAAAATCTTCGATTTTCGGGATCTCGCAGGAGCGGAGCTCCTGCGGACCTCGCGAATCTCCGATTCGCTCAGTGACGAGAGAGCGGAGCTCTCTCGAACCAAGCGGGATATCCGCACTCTCGGCACCGCCCGCTCACGGCACAGCCGTTCGCTTCGAGGCGCCCAGCGCCTCGCACCGCGCGGATAGTGCCCGCTCAGACGACTACACGAGCGCGAGCGCGCCTCGCCCTTTCAGTCCGCCAGGCGCCGCACCGCAACCCCACCGCAGACAGCCACGACCCTCCCCAGCCGATTCGCGACACACGAGTCGCGAATCCCTCGCGCGGTTTCGTCGCGCGCATGAACGCGCGCTCCAGCACGCGCCGACCGCACCGCAACCGCTCACCGCAACCGCTACCGCCTGTAGTTAGCGTCCGGCGCCGAAGGCGCCGGTTCACCGGACGCGAGCGAACGCAGTGAGCGAGTCGTCCGGCCTTTTTCACCCATGTTTTTGGACCGGGGGTGCCCGCAGCGCCCTCTGGGCGCGAGGACACCCCCGGTCGAAAAAGATGGTGGCGGAACAGTTTTCCCGCTACTTGGTGTACGTTACCGTGGGTGACACACCCATGTACACAGTCCTGCTGCCGGTCGACATGGCGGAGTCGCGGGCGACGGCGCAGGTAGAGACGGCGATCGGGCTCCCGAACGCGGACGAGGACGTGGCGGTGAAGCTCCTGCACGTGTTCCGGGAGGCCGACCGGGCCGAGGAGGCGTCGCCGCTCCAGCTCAGGGCGGGCGAGCACGCCCACGAGCGGCTAGAGGAGGCGGGCCTCGACGTGGAGCCGATGACCCGGTACGGCGACCCTGCCGAAGGCATCCTGGCGGCCGCGGACGAGGTGGACGCGGACATGATCCTGCTCGGCGGGCGCAAGCGGTCGCCGCTCGGCTCGGTGCTGTTCGGCAGCGTCAGTCAGGAGGTCACGCTCGACGCCGAGCGGCCGGTGGTCGTCACCGGCGACCGCGAACAGCAGCACATCCCGAGCCACCGCTGCCAGAGCTGCGGCGAGGAGTACTACACCGACGACGACATGACGATCCCCTCGTGTCGCAACTGCGGCGGCACGAAGGTCGAGCGCGTCGGCGAGGAGTCCGAGGAACCGACGCCGACGGCGTAACGCGGCGCGAGAACGAAAGAAGGACAGTCAGCGAGCGGTGCGGCGGTCGGCGGGTAAGCATCCGCGCGCCGGAGGCGCGCGGTTCACCGGACGCGAGGGAGCGAAGCGACCGACGCGTCCGGCTTTTTTCCCCACGTTTTTCGAGCGGAGGGTTCCCGCAGCGCGTCCGGCGCGCGAGGAACTCCCCGCTCGAAAAAGTGGGCTCACATCATGCCGCCCATGCCGCCGCCCATACCGCCCATGCCGCCGGGGCCGCCGGGGCCGCCCTCGTCCTCGTCGCCCTCGGTGGAGAGATCGCCGGCGGCGATGATGTCGTCGATCTTCATGACGAGGTTGGCGGCCTCGGAGGCCGAGGAGACGGCCTGTTCCTTGGCGTGGGCCGGCTCGACGACGCCGGCCTCGAAGGTGTCGACCACGTCGCCGGAGTGGACGTTCAGGCCGGCGTGCTCGTCGCCGTCCTCGTGGGCGGCGCGCAGGTCGACCAGCGTGTCGATGGAGTCGAGCCCGGCGTTCTCGGCGAGCACGCGCGGGACGAGCTCCAGCGAGTCGGCGAACGCCTCGACGGCCAGCTGCTCGCGGCCGCTGACGGAGTCGGCGTAGTCGCGGACGCGGCCGGCGAGTTCGACCTCGGTGGCGCCGCCGCCCGCGAGGACGCGACCGTCGGCGACGGTGGAGGCGACCACGTCGAGCGCGTCGTTGATGCCGCGTTCGAGCTCGTCGACGACGTGGTCGGTGGAGCCGCGCAGGAGGAGGGTCGCGCCGTGACCCTCACCCTCGACGTAGAACAGTTCGTCGTCCTCGTCGCGGGTGACTTTGCCCTCGGTGATGTCGTCGGCGGTGACCGAATCGATGTCGGAGACGATGCGCGATTCGAGGACCTCGGAGACGAACTCGATGTCGGACTTCTTGACGCGGCGGACCGCCAGGATGCCCTCCTTGGCGAGGTAGTGCTGGGCCATGTCGTCGATGCCCTTCTGGCAGAAGACGACGTTGGCGCCCGCGTCCTTGATGGTCTGGACCATCTCCTTGAGCCGCTCCTCCTCCTGCTCGATGAAGTCCTGGAGCTGGTCGGGGCTGTCGAGGTTGAGCTGGGCGTCCGTCTCGGTCTCCTCGACCTCGATGGGCGTGTCCAGCAGGAGGACGTTGGCGTCCTCGACGGTCTCGGGCATGTCGCTGTGGACGGCGTCCTTGTCGATGATGCCGCCCTCCAGCAGGTCCGAGTCGGAGACCGCGCGGCCCGTCTGGGTCTGGATGTTGAGGAACTGCAGGTCCGGGACGTGGTCGCCGTTGTCGGCCTCGACGGTGACCGCCTGGATGGCCTCGACGACCAGGTCGACGAGCACGTCCTTGTTGAGCTCGGCGCCCTTGCCGGTCATGGAGGTCTCGGCGACCGACTTGAGGATCTCCTCGTCGCTGGGGTCGACCGAGGTGGCGATCTCGCCGATCTCCTCTTTGGCCTTCGTGGAGGCCATGTTGAACCCGCGGATGATCGAGGTGGGGTGGATGTCCTGCTCCAGCAGGTCCTCGGCGTTTTTCAGGAGCTCGCCCGCGATGGCGACCGCCGTCGTCGTGCCGTCGCCGGCCTCGTCCTCCTGGGCCTCGGCGACCTCGACGATCATCTCGGCGGTCGGGTTGTCGATGTCCATCTCGGTGAGGATGGTCACGCCGTCGTTGGTGACGGTCACGTCGCCGAGCGAGTCGACGAGCATCTTGTCCATCCCCTTCGGCCCGAGTGTCGACCGGACCGACTCGGCGACCGCACGCGCGGCGGAGATGTTGTGGCTCTGCGCGTCCTTGTCCTTCATCCGCTGGGAGTCCTCGCCCAGAATAATCATGGGCTGACCCTGCATTCGCTGCTGACTCATGTTCATCCCGGAGTATGAATGTGCTTCTATATAAATTTGGGTGTTCGAGGGCGTCGACTGTCCGCGCGATAGCCCCGCTGTATCTCCGGATAACCGGCATATCGCGTCCGCTACCCGCTTCCCGTGTGTGATACTGTACCAACGTCTGCGAGCAGGGAGTGGCGGGGTTTATATGTCGGCAGCGAAAGACGAGCGGCCGGCCGGGCGTGGCTGGGTCACAAACGGGGTCAGCCGACCGGGGGCGCCGGGCTGCGGGGTCAGTCGACCGGGGGCCGCCGCGGCGGATCAGTCGACCGGTTCCTTCCAGTGGACGACGACGACGCCGACGACGAACGCGTCGGTGGTGTCGGTGTCGCGCTCGACCCTGATGGTGTTCTCGCCCTCCGTGAGGTCGATGCCCGTGAGCGTGTCCATCCACTGCTGCCAGCCGTCGGCGGGCGGGATGTCGAACCCCGAGAGCGCGACGCCGTTGACCCGGATCTCGTGGCCGTACTCCTCGACGTCGTAGGCCTGGAGTTCGAGGTAGGCCTCGGTCGCGTCGTCGGTCGGTACCTCGAAGGTCAGCTCGTCGGTCTCGTCGCCGACGAACTCGGCCCACGGGACGGCGAGGCTCTCCTCGTTCTGCCCGAGGTGTTGCTGGAACGGGACGAGCGCGTAGTTGGGGCGGCGGTCTCCCATACCGGACAGTGGGCGTCAGCCGATTTATATGT
Above is a genomic segment from Halosimplex halophilum containing:
- a CDS encoding EthD domain-containing protein; amino-acid sequence: MHKHIALLNRREGERHDEFRERWLEERAPLVRDIEGVVRHHTVVPTDPDAAEFDGIAELYFESLADLQAAVGTGEDEQRGEGGLPAVGERSAFVGEEVLQRDETGGDTDGLYKHSAFLVRKAGMSHGAFRNYWETEHTPLARDIEGVVRYHTVYPVDPDGAAFDGVAELYFESLADLYDALGSPGSRDYDPGKEVAAAAREDVDNFLAVEERPRLIGRETVRFDATDREGY
- a CDS encoding HD domain-containing protein; translation: MGGDDRRTDEGGDDPGSTRNDGGEYERQVRDAFPELDAITDEDLRERVVEAWTLGLRRGGWRDIHEIPYAWNIHEVSNVEHTRGVTEIAVEAAAVQRNRHGAAVDTDTVVAACLLHDVGKCYEYVAHVDDDLVDPDPRYAGEAIPHSLSGYALAHEVGCPLAVQRAIPHFLGEVPERTLAAELVKSANAASSNAITQATMGLSLDEWVERYSRTSD
- a CDS encoding SIMPL domain-containing protein, which produces MNRNLAAVALTGIVLLSTVGLGSAALLGGAQAGNQSSTVSVSATGTVTAEPDRAVVDLAATAEADNATAATERLAEDTSTLRDALDDGNLSVESVATTSYSVFQRVDNGTTTYVARQSFAVTTTNTSEAGAVVDTAVANGAAEIDGVAFTVSDERRQEVRADAIDEAVDDARVQAEAVADSTDLALGEVRSVSTGDGSGFLVERAADAGTTVEPSPVSVSATVEITYNATAD
- a CDS encoding NAD-dependent epimerase/dehydratase family protein, with the protein product MATVLVTGGTGFIGAYVAADLVDHGHDVVAFDLSTDETRLAKLGVADDVDVVRGDVTDPTAVVRTVRETGATRVVHLAALLTDAAEANPRAALDVNCGGTNNVFEAARALPDQIERVAWASSAAVYAPPEHYSAGGGDGEADGQPVVDEPVGDGTAWVTEDDLVYPDTLYGATKEYNEHQARVYAEEFGVSHVGLRPTVAYGPYRETGGSAFLVDLVEKPAVGESFAVEYGDQVIDWQYVRDIAQAFRKAAFADESALSQRIYNVRGECATIREAADAVRSVVPGADISVSDEGDLPWTQTLDITPAREDLGYEPEYGLEAGISEYVSVLREERGLDPV
- a CDS encoding thiamine pyrophosphate-binding protein — translated: MNTAERIAATLEALDVAYVFGYPGGRVIEVFDALGESDIEVVRPRDEREASVMAEAAGRITREPGVLAGQGPWIGSLGAVGQMEARLGSSPMVVITEASERGEYATLAPYQGARGDYGGLDLPSILDGVTAEHWEPRTPTETIRSLQLAFKHATAGRPGPCAVVLDGDAVTEEVPDDPMPPLWDDEAQARTWDARPVDGDLEQATAALDEAERPVILAGNGVHAANAYDELEAAAAAADAALATSYLGKSTVAETHDRAVGVVGSFGHEGANRAVSEADTLLVVGCRLNPMDTNWGAASFVRPDEQTILHADVDSRNAGWVYPADVGLIGDARATLAALADRLPDESDGDSWALDRAAAARKDFTAPACDSDAVPIKPQRAVAAVESVVDAETVVTADSGNNRFWLLNYLQTPARRTYFGSGGVGAMGWAAPAAVAAALVTDRDAIAVAGDGGFAMTMTAVETAVQRGVAPTFVVLNDTSLGMVRQMDDELPGTEFPDTDFVAVARAMGARGARVTEPEDLEPTLVDANADDRPTVVDVRIDRDEPMADRLASPFYEEVGGLHE
- a CDS encoding nucleotidyltransferase family protein, which gives rise to MRGDPSVAGVLLAAGDSHRFGECDKLLATFDGEPLVRHAARTLVEADIGSTAAVVDPESPAVADALAGVDLAVVENPDAAAGQATSVRCGVRWARDRADAVVFALGDMPRVDPGTVDRLAEAYRAGRGSALAAGYDGQRGNPVLFDARHFDALAAVEGDRGGRGVFERADDAAVVETGDPGVLADVDTTADLIALRQ
- a CDS encoding ornithine cyclodeaminase family protein gives rise to the protein MQTLLLDPDAVEEAAEMSAVVSAVEDAFAADARGDTQMPAKSYIDLPAYNGDFRSMPAYLDAGEWDAAAVKWVNVHPDNPADHDLPTVMGTVVYSDPETAFPLALLDGTTITRKRTGAAAAVATNHLAVEHARTMGIVGAGVQSYTQLEAVATVRPIEEVVVADRDQEKVAEFVAAFEDRFDVRGGSIEEAARCDVLSTVTPVEEPIVHSVGDHTHVNAIGADAAGKHEIADEVLLDSLLVIDDYEQCTHSGEINVPWSEGVLSDDDIHGELGEVVVGEKPGRTPETGVTVFDSTGLAIQDVAASHVVYEYAAEHDVGETVSLVDTDVL
- a CDS encoding universal stress protein → MYTVLLPVDMAESRATAQVETAIGLPNADEDVAVKLLHVFREADRAEEASPLQLRAGEHAHERLEEAGLDVEPMTRYGDPAEGILAAADEVDADMILLGGRKRSPLGSVLFGSVSQEVTLDAERPVVVTGDREQQHIPSHRCQSCGEEYYTDDDMTIPSCRNCGGTKVERVGEESEEPTPTA
- the thsB gene encoding thermosome subunit beta encodes the protein MSQQRMQGQPMIILGEDSQRMKDKDAQSHNISAARAVAESVRSTLGPKGMDKMLVDSLGDVTVTNDGVTILTEMDIDNPTAEMIVEVAEAQEDEAGDGTTTAVAIAGELLKNAEDLLEQDIHPTSIIRGFNMASTKAKEEIGEIATSVDPSDEEILKSVAETSMTGKGAELNKDVLVDLVVEAIQAVTVEADNGDHVPDLQFLNIQTQTGRAVSDSDLLEGGIIDKDAVHSDMPETVEDANVLLLDTPIEVEETETDAQLNLDSPDQLQDFIEQEEERLKEMVQTIKDAGANVVFCQKGIDDMAQHYLAKEGILAVRRVKKSDIEFVSEVLESRIVSDIDSVTADDITEGKVTRDEDDELFYVEGEGHGATLLLRGSTDHVVDELERGINDALDVVASTVADGRVLAGGGATEVELAGRVRDYADSVSGREQLAVEAFADSLELVPRVLAENAGLDSIDTLVDLRAAHEDGDEHAGLNVHSGDVVDTFEAGVVEPAHAKEQAVSSASEAANLVMKIDDIIAAGDLSTEGDEDEGGPGGPGGMGGMGGGMGGMM
- a CDS encoding DUF7383 domain-containing protein, which codes for MGDRRPNYALVPFQQHLGQNEESLAVPWAEFVGDETDELTFEVPTDDATEAYLELQAYDVEEYGHEIRVNGVALSGFDIPPADGWQQWMDTLTGIDLTEGENTIRVERDTDTTDAFVVGVVVVHWKEPVD